The following proteins are co-located in the Dehalococcoides mccartyi 195 genome:
- the dnaJ gene encoding molecular chaperone DnaJ, whose amino-acid sequence MANKRDYYEVLGIERSASDEDIKKAFRKMAMKHHPDRNHEDGAAEKFKEINEAYEVLSNPEKRAAYDRFGFSAGSDAFGQGGFENFDFGGLGSIFETFFGGATQSAKRGPRRGPDMSYDIRITLEEAATGVEKEITTERLEYCSECSGTGAKAGTSLVKCTNCNGTGQVYQVQKSVFGRFTSVTPCPKCRGEGTIIGEPCAKCRGTGKEYVKRTVQVKIPAGVADGNQIRLNGYGGVGDKGASAGDVYINVSIASHADFKRDGDDVIYELEINFAQAALGTEVNVPGLSTSHKLKIPSGSQNGKYFVLKGKGIPHLNRFGSGDEMVHLNVVTPEKLSRKQKQLFEELEKSFAEDKK is encoded by the coding sequence ATGGCAAATAAAAGAGATTATTACGAAGTACTGGGTATTGAACGCAGCGCTTCTGACGAAGATATAAAAAAGGCCTTCCGCAAGATGGCTATGAAGCATCATCCTGACCGTAACCACGAGGATGGCGCTGCCGAAAAATTCAAAGAAATAAACGAAGCCTACGAAGTCCTTTCCAATCCCGAAAAAAGGGCGGCCTATGACCGGTTTGGTTTCAGCGCCGGATCAGATGCCTTTGGTCAGGGCGGCTTTGAAAACTTTGATTTCGGCGGTTTGGGCAGTATTTTTGAGACATTTTTTGGCGGTGCTACCCAGAGTGCCAAGCGCGGCCCCCGCCGCGGGCCGGATATGTCTTATGATATACGGATAACTCTTGAAGAAGCCGCAACCGGGGTTGAAAAAGAAATTACCACCGAAAGGCTTGAATACTGCTCTGAGTGCAGCGGTACGGGAGCTAAAGCCGGCACTTCACTTGTAAAATGTACCAACTGTAACGGTACCGGGCAGGTTTATCAGGTGCAAAAGAGTGTTTTCGGGCGTTTTACCAGCGTAACCCCCTGTCCCAAATGCCGGGGTGAGGGGACTATCATCGGCGAACCCTGTGCCAAGTGCCGGGGTACCGGTAAAGAATATGTCAAGCGGACTGTTCAGGTAAAGATACCTGCCGGGGTGGCAGACGGCAACCAGATACGCCTTAACGGCTACGGCGGTGTAGGTGATAAGGGCGCTTCCGCCGGTGATGTGTATATAAACGTAAGCATTGCCTCACATGCGGATTTCAAACGTGACGGTGATGATGTTATTTATGAACTTGAGATAAATTTTGCCCAGGCGGCTTTGGGCACTGAAGTAAATGTGCCGGGGCTTAGCACCTCTCACAAGCTGAAAATTCCGTCAGGCAGTCAGAACGGCAAGTACTTTGTGCTGAAGGGCAAGGGTATTCCCCATCTGAACCGCTTTGGCAGCGGTGACGAAATGGTGCACCTGAACGTTGTTACTCCTGAGAAGCTCAGCCGTAAACAGAAACAGCTCTTTGAGGAGCTGGAGAAGTCTTTCGCCGAGGATAAAAAGTAG